One segment of Ficedula albicollis isolate OC2 chromosome 2, FicAlb1.5, whole genome shotgun sequence DNA contains the following:
- the LOC101809654 gene encoding myosin-6 isoform X3 yields MESSPTHPLRVLPAPFILPARSTDSRMADAVLAALGAAAPFLRPGERERLAAQTRPFDPRSECFVPHPREEFVRGRVTGRQGGEATVQTELGETVTVKEADIHQQNPPKFDKIEDMAMLTFLHEPAVLYNLKERYASWLIYTYSGLFCVTVNPYKWLPVYNAEVVAAYRGKKRSEAPPHIFSISDNAYQSMLTDRENQSILITGESGAGKTVNTKRVIQYFASIAAIGDRKKEVTNSSKGTLEDQIIQANPALEAFGNAKTLRNDNSSRFGKFIRIHFGATGKLASADIETYLLEKSRVIFQLKAERNYHIFYQILSNKKPELLEMLLITNNPYDYSYVSQGEVTVASIDDSEELLATDSAFDVLGFTAEEKAGVYKLTGAIMHFGNMKFKQKQREEQAEPDGTEDADKSAYLMGLNSADLLKGLCHPRVKVGNEYVTKGQNVQQVYYSIGALAKAVYEKMFNWMVVRINNSLDTKQPRQYFIGVLDIAGFEIFDFNSFEQLCINFTNEKLQQFFNHHMFVLEQEEYKKEGIEWEFIDFGMDLQACIDLIEKPMGIMSILEEECMFPKASDMTFKAKLFDNHLGKSANFGKPRNVKGKPEAHFSLVHYAGTVDYNIIGWLEKNKDPLNETVVGLYQKSALKLLANLFSNYAGADAGGDGGKGKGAKKKGSSFQTVSALHRENLNKLMANLKTTHPHFVRCIIPNERKEPGVMDNPLVMHQLRCNGVLEGIRICRKGFPNRILYGDFRQRYRILNPAAIPEGQFIDSRKGAEKLLGSIDIDHNQYKFGHTKVFFKAGLLGLLEEMRDERLSRIITRIQAQARGQLMRIEFKKILERRDSLLVIQWNIRAFMGVKNWPWMKLYFKIKPLLKSAETEKEMQNMKEEFGRLKEALEKSEARRKDLEEKMVSMLQEKNDLQLQVQAEQDNLNDAEERCDQLIKNKIQLEAKVKELTERLEDEEEMNAELTARKRKLEDECSELKKDIDDLELTLAKVEKEKHATENKVKNLTEEMAGLDETIAKLTKEKKALQESHQQTLDDLQAEEDKVNTLTKAKLKLEQQVDDLEGSLEQEKKVRMDLERAKRKLEGDLKLTQENIMDLENDKQQLEEKLKKKEFEINQQNSKIEDEQALALQLQKKLKELQARIEELEEELEAERTGRAKVEKLRSDLSRELEEISERLEEAGGATSVQIELNKKREAEFQKMRRDLEEATLQHEATAAALRKKHADSVAELSEQIDNLQRVKQKLEKEKSELKLELDDLSSNMEQLIKAKVGMEKVSRTMEDQAAEHRAKLEETQRVLNDTSTQRAKLQTENGELSRQLEEKEALVSQLTRGKQSYTQQMEDLKRQLEEEMKAKNALAHALQSARHDCDLLREQYEEETEAKAELQRSLSKANSEVAQWRTKYETDAIQRTEELEEAKKKLAQRLQEAEEAVEAVNAKCSSLEKTKHRLQNEIEDLMADVERSNAAAAALDKKQRNFDKILTEWKQKFEESQMELDASQKEARSLSTELFKLKNAYEESLEHLETFKRENKNLQEEISDLTEQLGGSHKTIHELEKVRKQLDAEKLELQAALEEAEASLEHEEGKILRAQLEFNQVKADYERKLAEKDEEMEQAKRNHLRVVDSLQTSLDAETRSRNEALRLKKKMEGDLNEMEIQLSHANRVAAEAQSHLKGAQAHLKDTQLQLDDVVRANEDLKENIAIVERRNNLLQSELEEMQAVVEQTERARKLAEQELIEASERVQLLHSQNTSLINQKKKMEADISQLQTEVEEAIQECRNAEEKAKKAITDAAMMAEELKKEQDTSAHLERMKKNMEQTIKDLQMRLDEAEQLALKGGKKQLQKLEARVRELENELEAEQKRNAESIKGLRKSERRVKELSYQTEEDRKNMVRLQDLVDKLQLKVKAYKRQAEEAEEQANTNLAKFRKAQHELDEAEERADIAESQVNKLRAKSRDIGAKKGLNEE; encoded by the exons ATGGAGAGTAGTCCTACTCACCCTCTGCGTGTTCTTCCAGCTCCCTTCATCTTACCTGCTAGATCCACAGACTCCAG GATGGCAGACGCGGTGCTGGCAgcgctgggagcagcagcccccttCCTGCGGCCCGGGGAGCGGGAGCGGCTGGCAGCGCAGACCAGACCCTTCGACCCCCGCAGCGAGTGCTTCGTCCCCCACCCCCGGGAGGAGTTCGTCCGGGGACGGGTGACGGGGCGGCAAGGAGGGGAGGCCACCGTCCAGACggagctgggagag ACGGTGACGGTGAAGGAAGCTGACATTCACCAGCAGAACCCCCCCAAATTTGACAAGATCGAGGACATGGCAATGCTGACCTTCCTCCATGAGCCTGCTGTCCTCTACAACCTCAAGGAGCGCTATGCCTCTTGGCTGATCTAT ACTTATTCGGGGCTCTTCTGTGTGACTGTCAACCCCTACAAGTGGTTGCCTGTCTACAATGCCGAGGTGGTGGCTGCCTACCGGGGAAAGAAGAGGAGTGAAGCTCCACCCCACATCTTCTCCATCTCTGACAATGCCTACCAGAGCATGCTGACAG ACCGAGAGAACCAGTCCATCCTCATCAC CGGAGAATCCGGGGCGGGGAAGACAGTCAACACCAAGAGGGTCATCCAATACTTTGCCAGCATTGCTGCCATTGGCGACCGCAAGAAGGAGGTGACCAATAGCAGCAAG GGGACCCTGGAGGACCAGATCATCCAGGCCAACCCTGCCTTGGAGGCCTTCGGCAATGCCAAGACCCTCCGAAATGACAACTCATCCCGATTT GGGAAGTTCATCCGGATCCATTTCGGGGCCACTGGGAAGTTGGCATCAGCTGATATTGAGACCT ACCTCCTGGAGAAGTCCCGtgtcattttccagctgaaggcTGAGAGGAACTACCACATCTTTTACCAGATCCTCTCCAACAagaagccagagctgctgg AGATGCTTCTCATCACAAACAACCCCTATGACTACAGTTATGTCTCCCAAGGAGAGGTGACTGTGGCCTCCATCGATGACTCTGAAGAGCTGTTGGCAACCGAC AGCGCTTTTGATGTCCTGGGCTTCACAGCTGAGGAGAAGGCTGGTGTCTACAAGCTGACGGGTGCCATCATGCACTTTGGCAACATGAAGTTCAAGCAGAAACAACGGGAAGAGCAGGCAGAACCAGATGGTACTGAAG ATGCTGACAAGTCAGCCTACTTGATGGGGCTGAACTCAGCTGACCTTCTCAAGGGGTTGTGTCACCCCCGCGTGAAGGTGGGCAATGAATATGTCACCAAGGGGCAGAATGTCCAGCAGGTGTACTACTCCATTGGGGCCTTGGCCAAGGCTGTATATGAGAAAATGTTCAACTGGATGGTGGTGAGGATCAACAACTCTCTGGACACCAAGCAGCCAAGGCAGTACTTCATTGGTGTGCTGGACATCGCCGGATTTGAGATCTTTGAT ttCAACAGCTTCGAGCAGCTCTGCATCAACTTCACCAACGAGAAACTGCAACAGTTTTTCAACCACCACATgtttgtgctggagcaggaggaataCAAGAAGGAGGGCATTGAGTGGGAGTTCATTGACTTTGGCATGGACCTCCAGGCCTGCATTGACCTCATTGAGAAG CCCATGGGAATCATGTCCATCCTGGAGGAGGAGTGCATGTTTCCTAAAGCCTCGGACATGACCTTCAAGGCCAAGCTCTTTGATAATCACCTGGGCAAGTCAGCCAACTTTGGGAAGCCACGGAATGTCAAGGGGAAGCCAGAGGCCCATTTCTCTCTTGTCCACTATGCTGGCACAGTGGACTACAACATCATTGGGTGGCTGGAGAAGAACAAGGACCCCCTCAATGAGACAGTGGTGGGGCTCTACCAGAAATCAGCCTTGAAGCTCTTGGCCAACCTCTTCTCCAACTATGCTGGGGCAGATGCTG GTGGTgatggagggaaggggaaaggagctAAGAAGAAAGGTTCCTCCTTTCAGACCGTCTCAGCCCTGCATCGG GAGAACCTCAATAAGCTGATGGCCAACCTCAAGACCACTCATCCTCACTTTGTCCGTTGCATTATCCCCAATGAGCGGAAGGAGCCAG GTGTCATGGACAATCCTCTGGTAATGCACCAGCTCCGCTGCAATGGGGTGCTAGAAGGCATCCGCATCTGCCGCAAGGGCTTCCCCAACCGCATCCTCTATGGGGACTTCCGCCAGCG GTACCGCATCCTGaaccctgctgccatccctgagGGGCAGTTCATTGACAGCCGCAAGGGCGCTGAGAAGCTCCTGGGATCCATTGACATTGACCACAACCAGTACAAATTTGGACACACCAAG GTCTTCTTCaaagctgggctgctgggactTCTGGAGGAGATGCGGGACGAGCGCCTCTCCCGCATCATCACCCGCATCCAGGCTCAGGCCCGAGGGCAGCTCATGCGCATTGAGTTCAAGAAGATCTTAGAGCGCCG GGACTCACTGCTGGTGATCCAGTGGAACATCAGGGCCTTCATGGGGGTGAAGAATTGGCCTTGGATGAAGCTCTACTTCAAGATCAAGCCCTTGTTGAAGAGTGCTGAGACGGAGAAGGAGATGCAG AACATGAAGGAGGAGTTTGGGCGGCTGAAGGAGGCCCTGGAGAAGTCAGAAGCCCGGCGCAAGGATCTGGAGGAGAAGATGGTCTCCATGCTGCAGGAGAAGAATGACCTTCAGCTCCAAGTGCAGGCT GAGCAGGACAACCTCAATGATGCTGAGGAGCGCTGTGACCAGCTGATCAAGAACAAAATCCAGCTGGAGGCCAAGGTGAAGGAGCTGACAGAGCGActggaggatgaggaagagaTGAACGCAGAGCTGACTGCTAGGAAGAGGAAGCTGGAGGATGAGTGTTCAGAGCTGAAAAAGGATATTGATGATCTAGAGCTGACTCTGGCCAAGGTGGAGAAAGAGAAACATGCCACCGAGAACAAG GTCAAGAACCTCACAGAGGAGATGGCCGGGCTGGATGAAACCATTGCCAAGCTAACGAAGGAAAAGAAGGCCCTGCAAGAATCTCACCAGCAGACGCTGGATgacctgcaggcagaggaagacAAAGTCAACACCCTGACAAAGGCCAAACTCAAGCTGGAACAGCAAGTGGATGAT CTTGAAGGCTCCCTGGAACAGGAGAAGAAAGTCCGGATGGATCTGGAACGGGCCAAAAGGAAGCTTGAAGGTGACTTGAAGCTGACCCAAGAGAACATCATGGACCTGGAGAAtgacaagcagcagctggaggagaagctcAAGAA GAAAGAGTTTGAGATCAACCAGCAGAATAGCAAGATTGAGGACGAGCAGGCTCTGGCTTTGCAGCTCCAGAAGAAGCTGAaagagctgcag GCACGGattgaggagctggaggaggagctggaagcagagcgGACAGGCAGAGCCAAGGTGGAGAAGCTGCGCTCAGACCTGTCACGGGAGCTGGAGGAGATCAGTGAGCGGCTGGAGGAGGCGGGTGGTGCCACGTCAGTGCAGATCGAGCTCAACAAGAAGCGGGAGGCAGAGTTCCAGAAGATGCGGCGGGATCTGGAGGAGGCCACGCTGCAGCACGAGGCCACGGCCGCTGCGCTGCGCAAGAAGCACGCCGACAGCGTGGCCGAGCTCAGCGAACAGATCGACAACTTACAGCGCGTCAagcagaagctggagaaggagaagagtgAACTCAAGCTGGAGCTGGATGACCTCAGCTCCAACATGGAGCAACTGATAAAGGCCAAG GTGGGCATGGAGAAGGTCTCTCGCACCATGGAGGACCAGGCAGCTGAACACCGGGCCAAGCTGGAGGAGACACAACGGGTCCTCAACGACACCAGCACACAACGGGCCAAGCTCCAGACTGAGAATG GAGAGCTGTCACGccagctggaggaaaaggaggcCCTTGTCTCTCAATTAACTAGGGGCAAGCAGTCATACACTCAGCAGATGGAAGACTTgaagaggcagctggaggaggagatgaaG GCCAAGAATGCACTGGCCCATGCCCTCCAGTCAGCCCGGCATGACTGTGACCTGCTCAGGGAGCAGTATGAGGAGGAGACAGAGGCCAAGGCTGAGCTCCAGCGCTCGCTCTCCAAGGCCAATTCTGAGGTGGCACAGTGGAGGACCAAGTATGAGACAGATGCCATCCAGCgcactgaggagctggaggaggccAA GAAGAAGCTGGCCCAgcggctgcaggaggctgaggaaGCAGTGGAGGCGGTCAATGCCAAGTGTTCTTCCCTGGAGAAGACCAAGCACCGGCTGCAGAATGAGATTGAGGACCTGATGGCAGATGTGGAGCGAtcaaatgcagcagctgctgcattgGACAAGAAGCAGAGAAACTTTGACAAG ATCTTGACTGAGTGGAAGCAGAAGTTTGAAGAGTCACAGATGGAGCTGGATGCATCACAGAAAGAGGCCAGATCCCTCAGCACTGAGCTCTTCAAGCTGAAGAATGCCTATGAGGAGTCACTTGAGCACCTGGAGACCTTCAAAAGGGAGAACAAGAATCTCCAAG AGGAGATCTCGGACCTGACGGAGCAGCTGGGTGGCAGCCACAAGACCATCCATGAACTGGAGAAGGTCCGGAAGCAGCTGGATGCCGAGAAACTGGAgctccaggctgcactggaagaggctgag GCGTCTCTGGAGCATGAGGAGGGAAAGATCCTGAGGGCCCAGCTGGAGTTCAACCAAGTGAAGGCAGACTATGAGCGCAAGCTGGCCGAGAAGGatgaggagatggagcaggCCAAGCGCAACCACCTGCGGGTGGTGGACTCGCTGCAGACCTCGCTGGACGCCGAGACCCGGAGCCGCAACGAGGCCCTGAGGCTGAAGAAGAAGATGGAGGGTGACCTCAATGAGATGGAGATCCAGCTCAGCCATGCGAACCGTGTGGCTGCTGAGGCTCAGTCCCACCTGAAAGGAGCCCAGGCTCACCTCAAG GACACCCAACTGCAACTGGATGATGTGGTAAGAGCCAATGAAGACCTGAAGGAGAATATTGCCATTGTGGAGAGGAGAAACAACCTTCTCCAgtcagagctggaggagatgcAGGCAGTGGTGGAACAGACTGAGAGGGCCCGCAAGttggctgagcaggagctgattGAGGCCAGTGAGAGGGTCCAGCTTCTCCACTCACAG AACACCAGCCTCATCAATCAGAAGAAGAAGATGGAGGCTGacatctcccagctgcagacagaggTGGAAGAGGCCATCCAGGAGTGCAGGAATGCTGAGGAGAAGGCCAAGAAAGCCATCACTGAT GCGGCCATGAtggcagaggagctgaagaAGGAGCAGGACACCAGCGCCCACCTGGAGCGGATGAAGAAGAACATGGAGCAGACCATCAAGGACCTGCAGATGAGACTGGATGAGGCCGAGCAGTTGGCCCTGAAAGGGGgcaagaagcagctgcagaagctggAGGCTCGTGTGCGGGAGCTGGAGAATGAGCTGGAGGCTGAGCAGAAGCGCAATGCTGAGAGCATTAAGGGTCTCCGCAAGTCTGAGCGCCGCGTCAAGGAGCTCAGCTACCAG ACAGAGGAGGACCGTAAAAATATGGTCCGGCTCCAGGACCTCGTGGACAAGCTCCAGCTGAAGGTCAAGGCCTACAAACGACAGGCAGAGGAGGCG GAGGAGCAGGCCAACACCAACCTGGCCAAGTTCCGCAAGGCGCAGCATGAGCTGGATGAGGCAGAGGAGCGTGCCGACATCGCCGAGTCCCAGGTCAACAAGCTGAGGGCCAAGAGCCGCGACATTGGAGCCAAG AAGGGGCTCAATGAAGAGTGA